The following proteins come from a genomic window of Bacillus alveayuensis:
- a CDS encoding hypothetical protein (product_source=Hypo-rule applied; cath_funfam=3.50.90.10; pfam=PF11258; superfamily=159774), with product MKRLLLSISFLSFAVLIGCSNHTGQTEEDKEKVVEQEEKQENIVLAPFTGLPAKGGIEKRPFAVMINNHPKARPQSGLHKADIVYEVLAEGNITRFLAIYQSEQPDIIGPVRSARDYYIDLSKGYKALYVSHGWSPSAKEKLESGEADYLNGLFHDGTLFWRDKERKAPHNSYISYQNIEKGAKRKGYQMTDNVAPLTFLAEDDMDKIDGDTMPEFVVKYGHNENWTVQYVYDTELERYKRYSDGELTIDRETEEPILLDNIFVVEMEHQIIDNYGRRSVDIHSGGKGYLFQHGKMLEVNWENESGRILPYKDGQIIPFVPGHTWINIVPDLHQALFISKI from the coding sequence ATGAAGCGTTTATTGTTAAGCATTTCCTTTTTATCTTTTGCCGTTTTAATAGGGTGTTCGAATCATACAGGTCAAACTGAGGAGGACAAGGAAAAGGTTGTAGAGCAAGAGGAGAAACAGGAAAATATTGTTCTTGCGCCTTTCACTGGATTACCAGCAAAAGGTGGTATTGAAAAGCGCCCCTTTGCTGTCATGATTAATAATCATCCAAAGGCAAGACCGCAATCGGGCTTGCATAAAGCAGACATCGTTTATGAAGTGCTCGCGGAAGGGAACATTACGCGTTTTCTAGCCATTTATCAAAGTGAACAGCCGGATATTATTGGTCCTGTTCGCAGTGCAAGAGACTATTATATTGATTTAAGTAAAGGATACAAGGCTTTATATGTGAGTCATGGCTGGAGCCCGAGTGCAAAAGAAAAGCTTGAGTCGGGGGAAGCTGACTATTTAAACGGACTTTTTCATGATGGAACTTTGTTTTGGCGTGATAAAGAGCGCAAAGCTCCGCACAATTCTTATATCTCCTATCAAAATATAGAAAAAGGGGCAAAACGAAAAGGCTATCAAATGACAGACAATGTTGCACCATTAACCTTTTTAGCAGAGGATGATATGGATAAAATTGACGGCGATACAATGCCTGAATTTGTTGTCAAATATGGTCATAATGAAAACTGGACCGTTCAATATGTATATGATACTGAATTAGAAAGATATAAACGGTACAGCGACGGAGAATTAACGATCGATCGTGAAACGGAAGAACCGATTTTATTAGATAACATCTTCGTAGTTGAAATGGAGCATCAAATTATTGATAATTATGGTCGGAGAAGTGTTGATATTCACTCTGGTGGAAAGGGATATTTATTTCAGCATGGTAAAATGTTGGAAGTCAATTGGGAAAACGAGAGTGGACGTATCCTTCCGTACAAAGACGGGCAAATCATACCATTTGTTCCAGGTCACACATGGATCAACATAGTTCCCGATCTACATCAGGCATTGTTCATATCCAAAATTTGA